A section of the Prevotella melaninogenica genome encodes:
- a CDS encoding nucleoside deaminase → MTKEELMRRAIELSADSVRNGGGPFGAVIARNGEIIAEGSNGVTLYNDPTAHAEVSTIRKACQKLNTFDLSGCEIYTSCEPCPMCFGAIYWAHLDKIYYANDRKDAADIGFDDDFIYQEIAVQPQYRKKPSEILLRNEALEVFKQWTAKADKTEY, encoded by the coding sequence ATGACGAAAGAAGAATTGATGCGAAGAGCTATCGAACTCTCTGCCGATAGTGTACGAAATGGGGGCGGTCCATTTGGTGCTGTCATTGCCCGTAATGGTGAAATTATTGCCGAAGGAAGCAATGGTGTGACCCTCTACAACGACCCAACAGCGCATGCGGAAGTATCAACTATCCGCAAAGCGTGTCAGAAATTGAATACTTTTGACCTCAGTGGTTGCGAAATCTATACCTCTTGCGAACCTTGTCCGATGTGCTTTGGCGCTATCTATTGGGCACACCTCGATAAGATTTACTATGCTAACGACCGCAAAGATGCTGCCGACATAGGTTTTGATGACGATTTCATCTATCAGGAGATAGCCGTACAACCGCAATATCGCAAGAAACCATCAGAGATTCTTTTGCGCAATGAAGCCTTAGAAGTCTTTAAGCAATGGACAGCAAAGGCTGATAAAACGGAATATTGA
- a CDS encoding HD domain-containing protein has protein sequence MSQPNLEIMNFVERQILPRYNDFGQSHGLGHVQRVIKSSLALAAVTGADVNMVYVIAAYHDLGMAGPRAIHHITSGKILIADARLRKWFSAEQLKIMKEAVEDHRASSSRVPRSIYGKIVAEADRDLEPEVVFSRAILFGIENYPEKNDEQMWQRFRDHMKEKYGRSGYLKLWIPGSPNAKNLETIRKTIDSEAELRKVFDRIYQQIREQDEKN, from the coding sequence ATGTCCCAGCCGAATCTCGAAATAATGAACTTTGTGGAGCGACAGATTCTCCCACGCTATAATGACTTTGGACAGAGTCATGGACTCGGACACGTGCAGCGTGTCATTAAGAGTTCGCTTGCTTTGGCAGCCGTAACGGGTGCCGATGTGAATATGGTATATGTCATTGCTGCCTATCACGACCTTGGTATGGCTGGCCCACGTGCCATTCATCATATCACCAGTGGTAAGATTCTCATTGCTGATGCACGATTGAGAAAATGGTTCTCTGCCGAACAGTTGAAGATTATGAAGGAAGCAGTTGAAGACCATCGTGCAAGTAGTTCACGTGTACCACGCAGCATCTATGGTAAGATTGTTGCTGAGGCTGACCGTGACCTTGAGCCAGAAGTCGTCTTCTCACGTGCCATTCTCTTTGGTATTGAGAACTATCCAGAGAAGAATGATGAACAGATGTGGCAGCGTTTCCGCGACCACATGAAAGAGAAATATGGTCGTTCTGGTTATCTGAAACTATGGATTCCAGGCTCACCGAATGCAAAGAATCTTGAAACAATCCGTAAGACGATTGACAGTGAGGCGGAGCTAAGAAAGGTGTTTGATCGCATCTATCAGCAGATACGTGAGCAAGACGAAAAGAACTAA
- the menA gene encoding 1,4-dihydroxy-2-naphthoate octaprenyltransferase has protein sequence MISENDKIKTNSLSAWVLAARPKTLTGAMVPVMIGTGWAWKLSGGENFRVVPAILCFLFAFLMQIDSNFINDYFDCLKGNDDRSTRLGPKRACSEGWITLPAMRIGLVVTSLLASLVGIPLIFFGGWEMILVGAACVLFAFLYTTFFSYLGLGDVLVLVFFGIVPVVFTTYVILPDHSQALCFDVIMSGVICGLVIDTLLVVNNYRDRENDKRDGKITLIVRIGEEKAEKLYLALGLMAYIQLSFLLSLEDRHNLLTFIFLVIIFAPYNILHYKTAMLMKKIKKGKDLNIILAQTARNMLIYGIATTISIISS, from the coding sequence GTGATTTCAGAGAATGACAAGATAAAGACCAACAGTCTTTCTGCATGGGTACTTGCTGCGCGTCCGAAGACGCTCACAGGTGCAATGGTACCCGTAATGATAGGAACTGGTTGGGCTTGGAAGCTAAGTGGCGGGGAGAACTTTCGGGTTGTCCCTGCCATTCTTTGTTTTCTCTTTGCCTTTCTGATGCAGATAGACTCCAACTTCATCAATGACTACTTCGATTGTTTGAAAGGTAATGATGATCGTAGCACTCGTTTAGGTCCGAAGCGGGCTTGTTCTGAGGGCTGGATAACCCTTCCTGCCATGCGCATAGGACTTGTTGTCACTTCGTTATTAGCCTCTCTTGTTGGTATTCCCCTCATCTTCTTTGGTGGTTGGGAAATGATACTCGTTGGTGCAGCTTGTGTTCTCTTTGCCTTCCTCTACACCACATTCTTTTCTTATCTTGGCTTAGGCGATGTCTTGGTGCTGGTCTTCTTTGGTATTGTACCAGTCGTTTTCACCACATACGTCATCCTTCCTGACCATTCTCAAGCTCTTTGCTTTGATGTTATTATGTCGGGAGTTATCTGCGGTTTGGTGATAGATACCCTGCTTGTTGTCAACAACTACCGTGATAGAGAGAATGATAAACGTGACGGAAAGATAACCCTCATTGTGAGAATAGGCGAGGAAAAGGCAGAAAAACTCTATTTAGCTTTGGGGCTTATGGCATATATTCAGTTATCTTTCCTTCTCTCTTTAGAAGATAGGCATAATCTTCTTACCTTTATTTTCTTGGTCATCATCTTTGCACCTTATAATATCTTGCATTACAAGACAGCCATGCTGATGAAGAAGATAAAGAAAGGTAAGGACCTAAATATCATCTTGGCGCAAACCGCTCGGAATATGTTAATCTATGGTATAGCAACCACGATTTCGATAATTAGTTCATAA
- a CDS encoding putative porin yields the protein MKKLTFLFSLFVLVANAAMAQTDDTTPYDDGTFTADGYRNNRNAGRSDSIQSEHKEIPRGLKVWTIDERFGDRKPAVPDTLSYMYMNSNLTYGKRGEYNTLGNLGSPRQNRIFIDRPAMSEFFFLDPYDMFIVQPNEFQFTSTLSPITVLSYNTAGNRNNGEDRFKALFAVNAGKEWGFGFKFDYLYGRGYYSSQSASHFNYSMWGSYLGERYQAHLLLSLNHQKVAENGGIANDAYITHPESFRDSYSEEEIPTILKQNWNRNDNQHVFFNHRYSLGFFRKVPMTEEEIKAKQFALKSQKAQEAQQDKEKARRRAKAKGEKFDEEAYDKEKRSAGRPDDAVIAGDASQVKTTAENTNANERMTVNLEDSTQMANLKKQDALAKDSTQKWMKEEYVPVTSFIHTARFDNYRRIYQAYDTPTDFYAQNYFNYGTAANDSIYDTTKHWSLKNTFAVALLEGFNKWAKAGLKAFLSYELRHYALPSMITPSGSAVAFYNGDKTWNQHDISVGGQLLKTLGKTFHYDVSAEAWLAGSRAGQIHVDGHADLGFPLLGDTVQLAATAFFHRSVPSFYMGQYFGKHYMWDNNLNQEIHSRILGEFSLKKTRTKLRVGYDVLKNYTYFGIQNDRIQSGDNYLVQHNNLNVRQSSSPINLLTLQLQQDFRLGILNWQNVLTFQKSSKEDILPVPTFNAYSNLFIRFKIARVLDVDLGVDGRYFTSYYAPEYIPGIGAFGIQETDASRTKIGNYPHLNAYANFQLQHTRFFVMFTHVNSGEGGKYFYTPHYPLNQRVLQFGISWNFFN from the coding sequence ATGAAGAAACTTACTTTCTTATTTTCCCTTTTTGTGTTGGTGGCTAATGCTGCTATGGCACAGACAGACGATACCACTCCGTATGATGATGGTACTTTCACGGCTGATGGTTATAGAAACAATCGTAACGCAGGACGTTCGGATTCTATACAAAGTGAGCACAAGGAGATACCACGTGGGTTGAAGGTGTGGACGATTGATGAGCGTTTCGGTGACCGCAAGCCTGCTGTTCCCGATACGTTGTCGTATATGTATATGAATTCTAACCTCACTTACGGAAAGCGAGGGGAGTATAACACCTTAGGTAACTTGGGTTCTCCACGTCAGAATCGTATCTTTATTGACCGTCCAGCCATGTCAGAATTCTTCTTCCTCGACCCCTATGATATGTTTATCGTACAGCCAAATGAGTTCCAGTTCACCTCAACTCTTTCGCCTATCACGGTTCTCTCTTATAATACCGCTGGTAACAGAAACAACGGAGAAGACCGATTTAAGGCACTCTTTGCGGTGAATGCAGGTAAGGAGTGGGGTTTTGGCTTTAAGTTTGATTACCTATACGGACGTGGATATTATAGCAGTCAGAGTGCTTCTCACTTCAACTACTCAATGTGGGGAAGCTATTTAGGTGAACGCTATCAGGCACATTTGCTCCTTTCTTTGAATCATCAGAAGGTTGCAGAGAATGGTGGTATTGCCAATGATGCCTATATCACACATCCAGAATCGTTCCGCGATAGTTATAGCGAAGAAGAGATTCCTACCATATTGAAGCAGAATTGGAATAGAAATGACAATCAACATGTGTTCTTCAATCATCGTTATAGCCTCGGATTCTTCCGTAAGGTGCCAATGACCGAAGAGGAGATTAAGGCGAAGCAGTTTGCACTTAAATCTCAGAAAGCACAAGAAGCACAACAAGATAAAGAGAAGGCTCGTCGTCGTGCAAAGGCAAAGGGTGAGAAGTTTGATGAGGAGGCTTACGATAAGGAGAAGCGTTCTGCAGGTCGACCTGACGATGCTGTCATTGCTGGTGATGCGTCACAAGTGAAGACAACAGCGGAGAATACTAATGCCAATGAGCGTATGACGGTTAATTTGGAGGACTCTACTCAGATGGCAAACCTCAAGAAGCAGGATGCTTTGGCTAAGGATTCCACTCAGAAATGGATGAAAGAAGAGTATGTTCCTGTGACGAGTTTCATTCATACAGCACGTTTCGATAATTACCGTCGTATCTATCAAGCGTACGATACTCCAACTGATTTCTATGCACAGAACTACTTTAACTATGGTACTGCAGCCAATGATTCGATTTATGATACGACAAAGCACTGGTCATTGAAGAATACCTTTGCTGTCGCTTTGCTTGAGGGATTCAACAAATGGGCGAAGGCTGGACTGAAAGCTTTCCTTTCCTATGAGTTGCGACATTATGCCCTTCCTTCAATGATAACGCCAAGTGGCTCTGCGGTAGCATTCTATAACGGGGATAAGACATGGAACCAACATGATATTTCTGTCGGTGGTCAGCTGTTGAAGACACTGGGTAAGACGTTCCATTATGATGTTAGTGCTGAGGCTTGGTTGGCTGGTAGTAGGGCAGGACAGATCCACGTTGATGGTCATGCCGACCTCGGTTTCCCTCTTTTGGGTGACACAGTTCAACTCGCTGCAACAGCTTTCTTCCATCGTTCTGTTCCATCATTCTATATGGGTCAGTACTTTGGTAAGCATTATATGTGGGACAATAACCTCAATCAAGAGATACATTCTCGCATCTTGGGTGAGTTCTCTTTGAAGAAGACACGCACCAAATTGCGTGTAGGCTATGATGTTCTCAAGAATTATACCTACTTTGGTATACAAAACGACCGCATTCAAAGCGGTGATAACTACCTCGTACAGCATAACAACTTGAATGTTCGTCAGTCCAGCAGTCCTATCAACTTGCTGACGTTACAGCTACAACAAGACTTCCGTTTGGGTATCTTAAACTGGCAAAATGTGCTGACTTTCCAGAAATCAAGTAAGGAAGATATACTCCCAGTACCGACATTCAACGCTTATAGTAATCTGTTTATACGATTCAAGATAGCACGTGTGTTGGATGTTGATCTTGGTGTTGACGGCCGTTACTTCACAAGTTATTATGCGCCAGAGTACATACCTGGAATCGGTGCTTTTGGTATACAAGAGACCGATGCGAGCCGTACAAAGATTGGCAACTATCCACATTTGAATGCTTATGCTAACTTCCAGTTGCAGCATACTCGCTTCTTCGTAATGTTCACGCATGTGAATAGTGGTGAAGGCGGTAAGTATTTCTATACACCTCACTACCCATTGAACCAGCGTGTATTGCAGTTTGGTATCAGCTGGAACTTCTTTAACTAA
- a CDS encoding DUF4468 domain-containing protein, whose amino-acid sequence MKKCLIFLFLCLPMMAAAQTTLTPEQKLEQAQRQLEEAKAALEQAKANAAKAKAEAEARAKKEAEDKAKAKDIEKKIADMKAEAERLSREAAALSEAANKAETTTAAPVTKAAATTTKTVSNTSSDAWVVPATPATAAARANKNVSADSKANKDLYLQKGIIPEVNGQVVWTETFNVPGATADELYDKAFAYLTELTQGDNQLSGSKVALVNKGEHSIVATMREKLIFSSSFLSLDYTQFNYVLQATCSDGQATLTMNRLTYRYDVQGNVSDLSAEQWITDKYAVNKKQTRLLPVSGKFRRATVDRKNSIFEGFAQALK is encoded by the coding sequence ATGAAGAAATGTTTGATATTCTTGTTTTTGTGCCTTCCAATGATGGCTGCGGCACAGACTACGCTGACTCCAGAACAGAAGTTAGAGCAGGCACAACGCCAGTTAGAGGAGGCTAAGGCAGCCTTGGAACAGGCGAAGGCAAACGCTGCAAAAGCGAAGGCTGAGGCTGAAGCAAGAGCCAAGAAAGAAGCTGAGGATAAGGCGAAAGCAAAGGATATAGAAAAGAAAATTGCTGACATGAAGGCTGAGGCTGAGCGATTGTCGCGCGAGGCTGCGGCACTTAGTGAGGCTGCTAATAAGGCTGAGACGACTACGGCTGCACCAGTGACAAAGGCTGCGGCAACCACTACAAAGACTGTTAGCAACACTTCTTCAGATGCGTGGGTTGTTCCAGCAACGCCAGCTACTGCTGCAGCACGTGCCAATAAGAATGTGAGTGCGGATAGTAAAGCAAACAAGGACCTTTATCTTCAGAAGGGTATTATACCAGAGGTGAACGGTCAGGTGGTATGGACTGAAACGTTTAATGTACCTGGAGCAACTGCTGACGAACTCTATGACAAGGCGTTTGCTTATCTTACAGAACTCACGCAGGGCGACAATCAGTTGAGTGGTAGTAAGGTTGCTTTGGTGAACAAGGGTGAGCATAGCATTGTAGCAACGATGCGTGAGAAGTTGATTTTCTCATCTTCGTTCCTTTCATTGGACTATACTCAGTTCAATTATGTTCTTCAGGCTACTTGTAGTGATGGACAGGCAACATTGACAATGAACCGTTTGACTTATCGTTATGATGTTCAAGGCAATGTTTCTGACCTATCGGCAGAGCAGTGGATTACCGATAAGTATGCAGTGAACAAGAAGCAGACTCGTCTCTTGCCAGTATCTGGTAAGTTCCGTCGTGCAACGGTTGATCGTAAGAATAGTATCTTTGAAGGCTTCGCTCAGGCATTGAAGTAA
- a CDS encoding DUF6864 domain-containing function, whose product MSSNDFSVDQKIFIGEYIVLSSGSLIIPSSNNIEFKFDNLTFRFVFDTEKDENGDLTEGHFFINLEKDEESKVDFMKITMYNQNQSFFSSTKSMLQLATLNGKKLYLKFCIHSINIQSDKCKEDKIFYYTWFLEK is encoded by the coding sequence ATGAGTAGTAATGATTTTTCGGTTGATCAAAAAATATTTATAGGAGAGTATATAGTGCTTTCTTCGGGTTCACTAATTATTCCATCATCAAATAATATAGAATTCAAATTTGATAATTTAACTTTTAGATTTGTGTTTGATACCGAAAAGGATGAAAATGGCGATTTAACAGAAGGACATTTTTTTATTAATTTAGAGAAAGATGAAGAGTCTAAAGTGGATTTTATGAAAATTACAATGTATAATCAAAATCAATCTTTTTTTTCCTCAACCAAGTCAATGCTTCAGTTAGCGACGTTAAATGGAAAAAAGTTATATTTAAAATTCTGCATACATTCGATAAATATTCAAAGTGACAAGTGCAAAGAAGATAAAATTTTTTACTATACGTGGTTTCTTGAAAAATAA